One window of the Lactobacillus sp. PV034 genome contains the following:
- a CDS encoding Veg family protein: MPITLNTIKADLDSHLGENLVVVAQAGRKKVTRRRGTLTKTYRAVFVVDLDQDQNNFERVSYSYTDLLTKNIELEFEEM; the protein is encoded by the coding sequence GTGCCAATAACACTCAATACAATTAAAGCTGATTTAGATTCTCACTTAGGTGAAAACCTTGTTGTTGTAGCTCAAGCAGGTCGTAAAAAGGTTACTCGTAGAAGAGGTACTTTAACCAAAACTTATCGTGCCGTATTCGTAGTTGATTTAGATCAAGATCAAAACAACTTTGAACGTGTTTCATACAGCTATACTGATCTTTTAACTAAGAATATTGAACTTGAATTTGAAGAAATGTAG
- the purR gene encoding pur operon repressor: MKRSERLVDMVKYLMDHPHTLIALPFFADRYDAAKSSISEDLTILRTTLANNRDGILETVAGAAGGVRYIPFMGKQAAMSFLRDLADRVENPDRILPGNFVYFSDILGSPQDLQNIGKLIATKYAFSKVDYVMTVETKGLTVAQAVSRFLNVPFVLVRRKPKITEGATISVNYVASSSERVEKMELAKRSLPSGSNVLIVDDFMRGGGTLTGMEELVKEFNCHVAGMAVLCESKYASRKVVDDYQSLIKIAEVDRNKKLIKVQTGNIVDQINFERFL; the protein is encoded by the coding sequence ATGAAACGATCAGAGAGATTAGTAGATATGGTGAAATATTTAATGGATCACCCTCATACTTTGATTGCATTACCATTTTTTGCAGATCGTTATGATGCAGCAAAATCATCAATCTCAGAAGATTTAACTATCTTGAGAACCACATTAGCTAATAATAGAGATGGCATCTTAGAGACTGTAGCAGGAGCTGCTGGAGGTGTACGCTATATTCCTTTTATGGGCAAGCAAGCAGCAATGAGTTTTTTACGAGATCTTGCTGACCGAGTAGAAAATCCAGACCGTATTTTACCTGGCAATTTTGTTTATTTCTCTGATATTTTAGGCTCACCTCAAGATTTACAAAATATTGGTAAGCTGATTGCAACTAAATATGCATTTAGTAAGGTAGATTATGTAATGACCGTTGAGACTAAAGGCTTAACGGTTGCCCAAGCAGTAAGTCGTTTCTTAAATGTGCCTTTCGTACTAGTAAGAAGAAAGCCCAAGATTACTGAAGGAGCAACGATTTCGGTAAATTATGTTGCATCTTCAAGTGAACGTGTGGAAAAAATGGAGTTGGCTAAACGTAGTTTACCAAGTGGTTCTAATGTTTTAATTGTTGATGACTTTATGCGCGGTGGTGGAACACTAACTGGAATGGAAGAATTGGTTAAAGAATTTAATTGTCATGTGGCTGGTATGGCAGTACTTTGCGAAAGCAAGTATGCGTCACGTAAAGTCGTAGATGACTATCAATCTTTAATTAAGATCGCTGAAGTTGACCGAAATAAAAAATTAATAAAAGTACAAACTGGCAATATTGTAGATCAGATAAACTTTGAGCGTTTTTTATAG
- the rnmV gene encoding ribonuclease M5, with protein sequence MESNNIKHFNAVVIVEGRDDTKRLKQFFPGIETIETNGSEVSEQTLAEIKNLAQKREIIVFTDPDYNGERIRRLVTAVVPTAKQAFITRKEGEPTKRGNSLGVEHASKEALERALADLHESQPEPSDITREKYFALGLGMGPNARKLREQVGIELGIGYGNAKQFLRRLRMFGITYSQLEEAVNHVK encoded by the coding sequence ATGGAATCAAATAATATAAAACATTTTAATGCTGTAGTTATTGTTGAGGGCCGGGATGATACTAAGAGACTAAAACAATTTTTCCCAGGAATCGAGACAATTGAAACTAATGGGTCTGAAGTATCAGAACAAACATTAGCTGAAATTAAAAATTTGGCTCAAAAAAGAGAGATAATTGTTTTTACTGATCCTGATTACAATGGTGAAAGAATTCGTCGTTTAGTAACGGCAGTTGTGCCAACTGCAAAACAGGCCTTTATTACGCGTAAAGAGGGCGAACCAACCAAAAGGGGAAATAGTTTAGGTGTAGAGCATGCTTCAAAAGAAGCTTTGGAGCGAGCTTTAGCAGATTTGCATGAAAGCCAGCCTGAGCCGAGTGATATTACCCGGGAAAAATATTTTGCATTAGGCTTAGGAATGGGACCAAATGCAAGAAAATTAAGAGAACAAGTTGGTATTGAACTAGGAATAGGTTATGGTAATGCAAAACAATTTTTACGTCGCCTAAGGATGTTTGGGATTACTTATTCACAATTAGAGGAGGCAGTTAACCATGTCAAATAA
- the rsmA gene encoding 16S rRNA (adenine(1518)-N(6)/adenine(1519)-N(6))-dimethyltransferase RsmA → MSNNMPIANPVRTRAIVNRYLMRTKKNLGQNFLVDIPAIKGIVAAADIKPGDQVIEIGPGIGSLTEQLLLAGAKVLAYEVDKDLPEILHNELPQTIDGEPLADRFKLVMKDVLKANFKEDTAGFLDLNQPVKIVANLPYYITTPIIFDLIDSKLSFTSLTLMMQKEVADRLVAQPKTKAYGPLTIAVQSRMQVELAEDVKSSSFMPRPKVDSAVVVLTPLVHKYDIEDETFFNQVVKGCFSQRRKTLANNLKAFIKDKDKREELITRLGFDLKVRPEELTITDFIKLAHALKSIS, encoded by the coding sequence ATGTCAAATAATATGCCGATTGCTAATCCAGTGAGAACTCGTGCAATTGTCAATCGCTATTTAATGCGTACAAAGAAAAATTTAGGGCAGAACTTCTTGGTAGATATTCCTGCAATTAAAGGAATAGTAGCAGCAGCCGATATTAAACCAGGAGATCAGGTGATTGAAATTGGTCCGGGAATTGGTTCTTTAACAGAGCAATTATTATTAGCTGGAGCCAAAGTCTTAGCCTACGAGGTTGATAAAGACTTACCAGAAATATTACATAATGAATTACCCCAAACTATTGATGGTGAACCTTTAGCTGATCGCTTTAAATTAGTGATGAAAGATGTTTTAAAAGCTAATTTTAAGGAAGATACAGCTGGCTTTCTTGATTTAAATCAACCAGTTAAGATAGTGGCTAACTTACCGTATTACATTACCACTCCAATTATTTTTGATTTAATTGATAGTAAGCTTAGTTTCACTAGTTTAACTTTGATGATGCAAAAAGAAGTGGCTGATCGTTTGGTGGCGCAGCCTAAGACTAAGGCCTATGGTCCGCTAACAATTGCGGTTCAATCACGGATGCAAGTTGAGCTAGCCGAAGATGTAAAAAGTTCTTCTTTTATGCCAAGGCCAAAAGTCGATTCTGCAGTTGTAGTACTTACCCCTTTGGTACATAAATATGACATTGAAGATGAAACGTTCTTTAATCAGGTAGTTAAAGGTTGCTTTTCTCAGAGACGAAAGACTTTAGCTAATAACTTAAAGGCTTTTATAAAAGATAAAGATAAAAGAGAAGAGTTGATTACAAGGCTTGGTTTTGATCTTAAAGTTCGTCCAGAAGAATTAACGATTACTGATTTTATTAAATTGGCACATGCTTTAAAAAGTATTAGCTAA